One window from the genome of Nicotiana sylvestris chromosome 9, ASM39365v2, whole genome shotgun sequence encodes:
- the LOC138878133 gene encoding uncharacterized protein translates to MYFPDELSFVGEDVTEAYNGWRMFFDGTTNFKGVGIGAVLVSEMGQHYPVSNKLKFPCTNNMAEYEAYILGLNMAIDMNIPELLVIGIEKEVHKDRIQHMPKIQNEFVDALATLSSMMQHPDKNYIDPIPVRVHNQPAYCAHVEEEADGKPWFHDIKEYLSKGEYPEHVNHIQKCTLRRLSNHFFHSGENLYGRTPDLGLLRCVDTREASKILEDVFILVAIDYFTKWVEAASYKAVTKKFDANFVKDHIVCPFGVPKSIITDNTANLNSDLMKAICETFNIKHKNSTTYRPHMNGAVKAANKNIKKILMNMAVIPAEVKIPSLRDIQEAELSDAEWIKSCYEQLSLINGKRMNEVCHGQLYQNKMSRAFNRRVKPRLFAPGQLALKKSSRIKMKPKGNSFPTGKMVTTRAIVTDDVAPRAGVARGKGRG, encoded by the exons atgtattttcctgatgaactatcattcgtaggagaagacgtTACTGAAGCATAtaacggttggaggatgttctttgacggaaccacaaatttcaaaggagtaggcattggagcagttttggtatcagaaatgggtcagcattatcctgTATCTAATAAACTcaaatttccctgcaccaacaacatggcagagtacgaAGCCtatatactagggctcaacatggcaatcgacatgaacattccggagttgttggtgatcg gaatcgagaaagaggttcacaaagatagaattcaacatatgcccaaaattcagaatgagtttgtcgacgCATTAGCCACTTTATCATCAATGATGCAGCATCcggataagaactatattgatcccattccggtgagggtccataatcagccggcatattgtgctcatgtcgaggaagaagcagatggaaagccttggttccatgacatcaaggagtacttatcaaaaggagaatacccggagcatgtaAATCACATTCAAaaatgcacactccggagattgtcaaatcacttcttccacagcggagagAACTTGTAtggaagaactcctgatttgggtttgctaagatgtgtcgacacgAGGGAAGCTTCTAAGATACTTGAGGACGT gtttattctggtagccattgattacttcacaaaatgggtagaagctgcatcttacaaagctgtaaccaagaaattCGACgcaaattttgtcaaggatcatattgtcTGTCCATTCGGAGTTCCCAAGTCCATTATTACCGACAATActgccaacctcaacagtgatctaatgaaagctatatgtgaaactttcaacatcaagcacaagaattccacaacctatagacctcacatgaatggagccgtaaaagccgccaacaagaacattaagaagatactaatgAATATG gctgtcatcccagccgaggtaaagattccttctttaagagacatacaggaagctgaactcagcgatgcagaatggataaagaGCTGCTATGAACAATTGTCCCTTAtcaatggaaagaggatgaatgaaGTATGCCACGGACAACTTTACCAGAAcaaaatgtctagagctttcaatagaagagtcaaaccaagactGTTCGCACCAGGGCAGTTGGCATTGAAgaaatcttcccgcatcaagatgaagccaaagggaaattctttcccaactggcaag ATGGTGACAACACGAGCTATAGTTACGGATGACGTTGCCCCCAGGGCAGGTGTTGCTAGGGGCAAAGGCAGGGGCTGA